From the Streptomyces sp. NBC_00102 genome, the window TTGCTCTCGGAAAGGGCCAAGACACCACGCTCTGCGAGATCAGCCACCATAAGGGTGGCTTCCCGCCGTATCTCGCCGACATCGAGCAGAGCCCCGACCGTTCGGGGATCGAGTCCGGCGGCGAGCGCGATTGCGCCGTCCGAATCCGTGTGGACGAGCGCATTGCGCAGCCACTCCAGCAGCTCTGCGTCCCCGCACGACCGCGCCCACATGGCCGTAGCGATCTCAGCGAAGACCTTGCTGCGGGCGGTGAGTTCATCCGCGCCGTTCACCACGAACACCGCGACGTGCTCGTCCCAGAACCGGAGCACGTGCTCCGCTGCCTCGCTGGCCGCAGCAAAAGGCATGGCCCAGCGCAGAGGGTCCCTCAGCATGCCGGACAACGACTCAAGGGCGCGCCCGGCTGGCGGGGTCGCCTCGCCGTCAAGTAGCCGTCCGAGCGTGACGAACCCGTCAAGGAGCATGGCCGTCGTCAGCGCCGGCGCCCAAGGCCGGGCTGACGCGAGCGGCCCCCGCAACCGCTCCTTCTCCCACCGGTGCACAGACTCTTCCACCGCGCGGTGCAACAGCGCTGCACGCCCCTTGGGGAGGTCGACGTCGGGCGCGTTCGCACAGACGAGAGCAAGCAGAGCGGCAAGCAGCGGCACCGAAAGCAGATGCGCGTGCTCCTCCCTCGCACCCTTGATCCAGGCCCGTCGCGTGGCCAGGAAGGCCGCTCGATCCGGCCCGGGAATCCGTGCCTCGGCACAGGCGACGAGGATTCTGTCGACCGTCGCACCCAGATCCTGTGGAGGCGCGAGCTCGACGCGGGGCAGGCCGAGCCGGGCCGCGGCCCCTTGCGCGTTCGCCCGGGTCGTCACCACAAACCCGCAGGAGGGAGGCAGCGACGTGAGGATCTCTTCGAGCTGCTGCGCGACCCAAGGGGCGTGCGCCCCGCATTCGTCGAGCCCGTCGCAGAGGATCAGCGCGTGCCCCCGGCCGATCTCCTCGTGGAGGAACGCGGCGAGCGGCGCCCGGTCTGTGTCCGGCGCATGGCTGGCCGCGGCGGCGTCGACCAGGCCGTCGACGGTCAGGCGTCCCGGCTGCGCCTTCAGCAGACGCGGCAGCGACACGGGGATCGGGACGGGTGCGTCGGCGTGGCCGGCGCAGTGGGCTGAGATCTCCCGTACCGCCACGGACTTGCCCGAGCCCGGTTGCCCCACGATGAGCATGCGGCGCCAGCGCCGCAGGCGGTGGAGGAGGAAGTGGGAAGTCCGCTCGCCCTCCGCGTCGATCTGGAGCCCGCCGATGAGGTCGTCAACGATAAGGGGTGGCAGGTCATCGGCGAGCAGGCTGAGGTCGATCCGTCCCGTATCCGCCGTGAGCCGGGTGCGGTACGCGCTGACGGCGTTCTGGCGGGAGGCCAGGCGCATCGCCGCTGGGCCTCCCGGGTCCGGGAACACGGTTACTTCAGCGGCGGCCAGGGCTGCGACCCACTCCTCGGCGGAGCTCCCGAGCGCTTCGCCCGCCTGCCGGTGGAAGAAGTCGGCCAGGGCACTCACGGCTTGGGGCGCCCGCTCGTCCGCGACGACGAGGTCCATCAGGGCCGCCAGGAGGGCGCGGTGCGGTGCCGGTCCGGTCGATCCGGGCAGATGGAGGACACGTGCCCGGTCGAGGACGAGCCCGCTGACCGCCTGTGGAAGCCGGTCGGTGAGGAGCGCGAGGGCCTTGGACTCGTCACCAGTCTCCATGGGCAGGCCCGCACGATGGCGTCGCAGAGCCCGGCTGAGGTTCTTCACATCGCCGACGAGTTCCTCGCCGGCGATGACCAGAAGATCGTCGGGACCGAGCGTCGGGACCTGGTCCACCCACCCTGTTAGCGTCTCTTCCAGAGGACGCCCCCGGTCGATCTTCCGCTTCGCGGACACGTAGGCGCGACGCCCGTCGGAGAAGGTGACACGGATGTCGTCGGTCGGGTCGCTGGTCTCGAAGTCCAGCCGGACGGGCCACACGTCTGCCGGCAGGCCCAGCCCCTGCACCGGACGGCTACGGAGCCCGTGCACGGCCAGGTGCGTGGCCAGCTCGCACCGAAAGACACTGCCGACCTCTCCAGCCTGCCCTGCCCTACTCACTCCGACCGCACCCCCGCCCGACCCGCAATTGCGTGCCCCGGACCTCCGATGGAGCACCGCCTCATGCTAAGGCGTCACACAGAGGGACCAGGATGATGCGCGGCTGGGCGACTCAGCCCTCATGGCCTCGCCCCGGGACAGTCCGATACCGCGATGCACGGGCGAGTCAAGAATTTGACGATCAGAATGAACAAGACAAGCACCACGCACGGCACAGGCGGACGCTCCCGGCACTGGGCCCGTGGCATTACCCAGCGCTCAGCTTCTGCCCCGTGGCCTGTGTCTTTTGC encodes:
- a CDS encoding NACHT domain-containing protein, producing the protein MHGLRSRPVQGLGLPADVWPVRLDFETSDPTDDIRVTFSDGRRAYVSAKRKIDRGRPLEETLTGWVDQVPTLGPDDLLVIAGEELVGDVKNLSRALRRHRAGLPMETGDESKALALLTDRLPQAVSGLVLDRARVLHLPGSTGPAPHRALLAALMDLVVADERAPQAVSALADFFHRQAGEALGSSAEEWVAALAAAEVTVFPDPGGPAAMRLASRQNAVSAYRTRLTADTGRIDLSLLADDLPPLIVDDLIGGLQIDAEGERTSHFLLHRLRRWRRMLIVGQPGSGKSVAVREISAHCAGHADAPVPIPVSLPRLLKAQPGRLTVDGLVDAAAASHAPDTDRAPLAAFLHEEIGRGHALILCDGLDECGAHAPWVAQQLEEILTSLPPSCGFVVTTRANAQGAAARLGLPRVELAPPQDLGATVDRILVACAEARIPGPDRAAFLATRRAWIKGAREEHAHLLSVPLLAALLALVCANAPDVDLPKGRAALLHRAVEESVHRWEKERLRGPLASARPWAPALTTAMLLDGFVTLGRLLDGEATPPAGRALESLSGMLRDPLRWAMPFAAASEAAEHVLRFWDEHVAVFVVNGADELTARSKVFAEIATAMWARSCGDAELLEWLRNALVHTDSDGAIALAAGLDPRTVGALLDVGEIRREATLMVADLAERGVLALSESKTERALGQLTDGALGALAGEAIPPRGPGKPPELFPALWDKTREEGLWPFVEAACLLALPSASRQRRADLLGLSELDGTATSIALALCALTDARTDASPLSGTELEVVRAVLAIPLPKDPEMVRKGRRSWEMVGGGPLTPGLEQVALRAAEHLSELPDGAGVRVFDIAMHAPGHVAERIYAALSRAGFATPRRWRDIAAGLQDWMSGARDDRAALLSDLASLHGPCPEPMDEGFWSFTALGDLLAATSYSSSPASEIARAFTDDSTAERRAWLDATADAYGIDKAAVAAQARHLQKITTPDSLLDEWLIVSTPPLDKPSLLPDVGQVLTDAQQTVLLACLEASSSWMARPAANVLINLDGRRVPWDGHELFDRDMTHWPRPRAGLFHAVAIMTSGDRRASLLARAASSQSADHRWAARMVISAVPSLDPNGSFKEALRQDADLSVRPKDADQVTPAPTHWSCDLCRTVQDLDTEDCHGCDDGMRPQP